One genomic window of Punica granatum isolate Tunisia-2019 chromosome 1, ASM765513v2, whole genome shotgun sequence includes the following:
- the LOC116211203 gene encoding uncharacterized protein LOC116211203, with amino-acid sequence MHHHPHSYSLDSLSQSQSLASLILSSSSPPQISSACASIDSFLHSHSPDHSRHFFSLAFPPLICKLFGFDDGPAPASSSSPSAPAPAAVHHGWVDTIISSNDPDLASRVFALLSPDGPLMSSISAVDRLGLVRYVFPTERLPEWTRYMLLNDRDIRVLADLCPLLRGKVREDSIKGSFFQVQLNVFEYFMFWFAYYPVCRGNSENLDVVASKKSKRSRLENWASSIPGISSVKRGIDHNKTECNLYIRLLYAYLRAFVPIDDLTAHQPYRSSLLHYPTDYDGSILAQAQFLVDTLINYWLVDNDFSPVSVNACKSIGVSFPFRSVLGETPPTSGLGEVVKLFVKYLNLSLAKDKEVNGSADCGRSPRWRSGDSPESRDVVVSGSHTDPVGSWNSRIQRPLYRYILRTFLFCPVETSMKNASQVFSVWMSYIEPWEISLDDFSELGGVGGLAKSERKGDSRSQVVGYSSAWQDYVLSNYLYYSSMVMHFIGFAHKFLHTDPEVIVQMVLKIMSILTSSKELIDLIRNVYTLFHTKEAGISKSSLKSLYQYIPSIREQLQDWEDGLCESDADGSFLHENWNKDLRLFGDGEDGGKHLLQLFILRAEAELQATSRDSLGQNLQLIDSLKDKIGQLFGGNFLEPVNLGQKVDEPHCSREEIFRPWRIGKRALANVKYRGDWMKRPVSDDEIAWLAKLLVQLSAWLNEAIGLDHAGESAEDGSKPSYVEVPTDEGSVCGPVDTARTLLWAVGSWLVVVSSALVRLMRKHGVRVNLRILASKKIVMVVLVSALFAVLRRALGSFRSV; translated from the exons ATGCACCACCACCCTCACTCCTACTCCCTCGACTCCCTCTCCCAGTCCCAGTCCCTCGCCTCCCTcatcctctcctcctcctcccctccCCAGATTTCCTCCGCCTGCGCCTCCATCGACTCCTTCCTCCACTCCCACTCCCCCGACCACTCCCGCCACTTCTTCTCCCTCGCCTTCCCTCCCCTCATCTGCAAGCTCTTCGGCTTCGACGACGGCCCAGCCCCTGCCTCGTCCTCTTCGCCCTCCGCCCCAGCCCCCGCTGCCGTCCACCATGGGTGGGTCGACACCATCATCTCCTCCAACGACCCGGATCTCGCCTCTAGGGTTTTCGCGCTCCTCTCCCCCGACGGCCCCCTCATGAGCTCTATCTCAGCTGTCGATCGGCTTGGCCTCGTGAGGTACGTCTTCCCGACCGAGCGGCTCCCGGAATGGACCCGCTATATGCTCCTCAACGACAGGGACATTCGCGTTCTTGCTGATCTTTGCCCGCTCTTGAGAGGCAAGGTTCGAGAAGACTCGATCAAGGGGTCCTTTTTCCAGGTTCAGCTTAATGTGTTCGAGTATTTCATGTTCTGGTTCGCTTATTACCCTGTCTGCAGAGGAAATAGCGAGAATTTAGACGTTGTCGCATCAAAGAAGAGTAAGAGGTCCAGGTTAGAGAACTGGGCGAGCTCAATCCCGGGCATTTCGAGTGTTAAACGCGGCATTGATCATAACAAAACCGAGTGCAATCTATACATTCGGCTTCTTTATGCATACTTGCGAGCATTCGTCCCAATAGATGATTTAACTGCTCATCAACCTTACCGCAGTTCACTTCTTCATTATCCCACGGATTATGATGGGTCGATTTTAGCTCAGGCTCAGTTCTTGGTAGATACGTTGATAAATTACTGGTTGGTGGACAATGATTTCTCCCCAGTGTCTGTAAATGCTTGCAAGTCAATTGGTGTTTCGTTCCCTTTTCGTTCTGTGCTTGGGGAAACTCCTCCAACGTCAGGATTGGGTGAAGTGGTTAAACTATTTGTCAAGTACTTGAACTTGAGTCTTGCAAAGGATAAGGAGGTGAATGGGAGTGCAGATTGTGGTCGGAGTCCCAGGTGGAGAAGTGGAGATTCACCTGAGTCAAGGGATGTTGTGGTGAGTGGATCCCACACTGATCCTGTTGGATCTTGGAACTCACGGATACAGAGGCCATTGTATCGGTACATACTGCGGACATTCTTGTTTTGCCCAGTGGAGACCTCAATGAAGAATGCTTCACAAGTTTTCTCAGTGTGGATGAGTTACATTGAACCTTGGGAGATCAGCTTGGATGACTTCTCGGAGCTTGGAGGTGTTGGTGGGTTGGCTAAGAGTGAGAGGAAGGGGGATTCACGCTCTCAGGTGGTTGGATACTCATCAGCTTGGCAAGATTATGTGTTGTCTAATTATCTGTACTACAGTTCTATGGTTATGCACTTCATCGGGTTTGCACATAAGTTCCTTCACACAGATCCAGAAGTGATTGTACAGATGGTGCTAAAG ATTATGAGCATATTAACATCATCAAAAGAGCTGATTGATCTCATAAGGAATGTTTACACGCTTTTTCATACTAAAGAGGCTGGTATCAGCAAATCATCGCTTAAGAGCTTATACCAATACATTCCTTCAATCCGGGAACAGTTGCAG GACTGGGAGGATGGCTTATGTGAAAGCGATGCTGATGGATCGTTCTTGCATGAAAACTGGAACAAGGACTTGCGCCTTTTCGGTGATGGAGAAGATGGTGGAAAGCATCTACTACAG CTGTTTATATTACGTGCTGAGGCTGAGCTCCAGGCCACTTCCAGAGACAGCCTCGGTCAGAATCTTCAGCTCATAGATTCCCTGAAAGATAAGATAGGTCAATTATTTGGTGGCAATTTCCTTGAGCCTGTGAATTTGGGCCAGAAGGTCGATGAACCTCACTGCTCTCGGGAGGAAATATTCAGGCCCTGGAGGATCGGGAAGCGAGCCTTGGCCAATGTCAAGTACAGAGGCGATTGGATGAAACGACCAGTCTCTGATGATGAGATCGCATGGCTCGCGAAGCTTCTCGTGCAGCTATCGGCATGGCTCAACGAGGCTATTGGGCTGGACCATGCTGGTGAGAGCGCTGAGGACGGTTCAAAACCGTCGTATGTAGAGGTACCTACTGATGAAGGGAGCGTGTGTGGGCCCGTGGACACAGCGAGGACGCTGCTGTGGGCTGTGGGTTCATGGCTTGTGGTGGTGAGTAGTGCCCTGGTGAGGCTGATGAGGAAGCACGGGGTGCGAGTGAATCTGAGGATACTCGCCTCAAAGAAGATAGTGATGGTCGTCCTCGTCTCTGCTCTCTTCGCGGTGCTGAGGAGAGCCCTCGGATCGTTTCGCAGTGTCTAA